The following proteins are co-located in the Bactrocera dorsalis isolate Fly_Bdor unplaced genomic scaffold, ASM2337382v1 BdCtg077, whole genome shotgun sequence genome:
- the LOC105224797 gene encoding uncharacterized protein LOC105224797 yields MSQDEPSNVNVNDLQDLKDRMKLIVEADPKQYHNDFSLKRYLRAFKNVDSAFQAILKTNKWRDQYGVSTLGDSDAIKIHGNKARVLRHRDCIGRPVIYIPAKNHNSNDRDIDELTKFIVYCLEEACKKCFEEVVDSLCIVFDLSGFSTVCMDYQLVKNLIWLLSKHYPERLGVCLIINAPGIFSTIWPVIRQWLDENTAKKVIFVDNEIDLCKHLIPDILPTDM; encoded by the exons ATGTCGCAGGATGAACCAAGCAATGTCAATGTAAATGATTTACAAGATCTTAAGGATCGTATGAAATTAATAGTTGAGGCAGATCCCAAGCAATATCACAACGATTTTTCATTAAAGAGATACTTACGGGCTTTCAAAAATGTAGACTCTGCTTTTCAA gctattttaaaaacaaacaaatggcGAGACCAATATGGAGTAAGCACGCTAGGGGATTCAGATGCTATAAAAATACATGGAAATAAAGCGCGAGTTTTACGCCATCGTGACTGCATTGGTCGTCCCGTCATTTATATACCCGCAAAAAATCACAACTCAAACGACCGTGACATTGACGAATTGACCAAGTTCATAGTATACTGCTTGGAAGAAGCATGTAAAAAATGCTTTGAGGAAGTCGTAGATAGTTTATGCATTGTTTTCGATTTATCCGGTTTCAGTACTGTATGTATGGATTATCAGTTGGTGAAAAATTTGATATGGCTGCTAAGCAAACATTACCCCGAGCGTTTAGGTGTATGTTTGATTATAAACGCACCTGGTATATTTTCTACCATATGGCCAGTTATAAGACAATGGCTCGATGAAAATACAGCAAAGAAAGTAATTTTTGTGGATAATGAGATTGATTTGTGCAAACATTTAATACCAGACATCTTACCCACTGATATGTAA
- the LOC105224796 gene encoding peroxisome biogenesis factor 2 yields the protein MIEMVERNVYVPRVNQIDAIHLNKDITRLIRDNLLENLQAISPALFAKIQPELDLLVQSAIWFGSIGKQGSTFGQQLLVLSYDSERLTLSRLCLHFALTIIPSYLRNLDERRLTVQSEWLHKAIEWGENTALLCSVLNFFRFLKTGRKPTIVDFLLGLDYISLRHNQRRDIGYKYLTRELLWGGFMEILGLLLPVINFRKILRFLNNTIRSMNTKEDRRMANTEEKVVLKSNTICTYCEERPTIPHHMSCGHIYCYYCLAANIATDASFSCTKCGTSSTNEIHVL from the exons ATGATTGAAATGGTTGAAAGAAATGTGTACGTTCCAAGAGTTAATCAG ATTGATGCCATTCATTTAAATAAAGACATTACACGATTAATACGTGATAATTTACTAGAAAATTTGCAAGCTATTTCA CCCGCTTTGTTTGCGAAGATACAACCGGAATTAGACTTACTTGTTCAATCAGCAATTTGGTTTGGTTCAATTGGTAAACAAGGTTCAACATTTGGTCAACAATTGCTTGTTCTTTCCTATGATTCAGAACGTTTAACTTTATCCCGACTATGTCTACATTTTGCATTAACGATAATACCAAGCTATTTAAGAAATTTGGACGAACGTCGTTTAACTGTACAATCTGAATGGTTACATAAAGCAATCGAATGGGGAGAAAATACAGCTCTTTTATGTTCTGTGTTAAATTTCTTTCGCTTTTTGAAGACCGGTCGCAAACCGACCATTGTCGACTTTTTACTTGGTTTAGATTATATAAGTTTACGGCATAATCAAAGGCGTGATATAGGCTACAAATACCTCACGCGCGAATTATTGTGGGGTGGTTTCATG GAAATTTTGGGGCTCCTGCTACCGgtaattaattttagaaaaattctgCGGTTTTTAAACAATACTATTAGAAGTATGAATACAAAAGAGGACAGGCGTATGGCTAATACCGAGGAAAAAGTCGTACTGAAATCGAATACTATTTGCACTTATTGTGAAGAAAGACCAACCATACCACATCACATGAGTTGCGGTCACATCTACTGCTATTATTGTTTGGCAGCCAATATTGCTACTGATGCCAGTTTCAGTTGCACGAAATGTGGTACAAGTAGTACGAATGAAATTCATGTGCTGTAG